In Streptococcus porcinus, the genomic window GTATTTGATGTTGTTACAGCTCAACGAATTGTTGAAAGAGCACTGGAGAAAGGTGTTGGAACATCAATTGATTTTTAGCAGAAGATTTTGGTCATCTTCGCATTTTTTAATAAAGACTGACTCCTCAAAAATATATGGGGAGTCAGTCTTTATTATTTATTTACATAACTATAATTATGTTATCTTAAAGTTTATCTAAGGCATTCTTTTGTTCGTCATTGACAATATGGGTATATAGGTCAGTAACTTGTGTAGAGGCATGCCCCAGTTGATGACTGACAAGTACTTGAGATTTTGTAGCATCATATAATCTGGTTGCCAGCGTATGCCTTAATTTATGGGGAGTGACACGAATTTTGAAGTTTTGTGAATATTTTGCTACCATTTTTTCGATACTTGAGGCGTCGATACGGTTAGGAATTCCTCGATATTCTGTTAAAAAGAAGGCTTGGTCCTGTTTTTCAGCCTTGTAACGTTTTTTGCGAATCTCTAAATAGGCTTCTAAATACGCCTTAGCGAAACTAGCAACGTTTACGGAGTCTCTTTTACCACCTTTTCTTGTCACTTCAATAACCATCATCTTAAGGTTAACATCTTTTAGATCCAAGTTTACCGCTTCTGATAGACGGATACCTGAAGCGAGTAGTAGGGCGATAATAGCTAAATCGCGTTCCTTATTTTTTCGGAAAGATGATTTGGCCCGATTAGATAGATTGTTTTCATATCCATAATCTATATATTCGAGGAACTCCATGGTTTCTTCACCTAGAAAAAGCTTTTGCTTGATATTTTCAGCTCTGGATGCTAAAGTTTCCTTTTTCTTTTTGGTAGCAACTTTTTTCATCACATTACGGTAAAAATAGGGTTCTCCTTGATCGTTTTCGACCTCTTCAGTTAGGTACTTAAAAAGTGAAGATAGTGCCGATAACGTTCTGTTAATAGTTGTCTGTGAAACGCCTTCTTTAGTTGAGTAAGTATTAAGTGAAGGTCTTTCTCGCAAGTAGAGGACAAATGCTTCCATATCTTTTTTGGTTAACTGTTCTAGAGTATGGAGTTCAATATCAGCAATTTTAGGTACATTTGAGATACCAGAGTCCAGTAACCAATCGAAAAAGCGTTTATATTCCTTAAGATATTCATATAAGGTTGTAAAACTATATGGCACGGACAATTTCGATTGATAATATTCTAATACAAACCAGGGCATTATTGCTTTGTATTCTTCAATTTTTTCTAAAAGCAGTTCACGTCTCATTGTTTTGATAACCTCATTTATTGTATTATTTTCTAGATTTTATAAGAATTCCTTACAATAGAAGCATAGCATACTCTTGCATATTTTTCAAGAAAATTACAATTTTTCGGAAAGATATTAGATGTTATGAGATCTTATTCCCAACCATTAGCCTAAGCAATCAAGACACAGCAATTAAAATACTTGTCGTTATGTCTTGATTAATTATTTTTTAAACGTTTAGATTTTAAAGTATTGTAGATTTCTAGGAATGAATCAACTAAGAAAACAGATAATGCAATTGCTCCTGAAACCAACATAGATTCAATAAAGTTTTTCCCAGCAAGATGACTATTTCCTTGGATATAAAAATAAGCAATTTTATAGACCCCGGCTCCTGGGACTAATGGGAAATAACTTGGAATATAGAAAACTGTTACTGGAGACTTTAAGAATCT contains:
- a CDS encoding threonine/serine exporter family protein; amino-acid sequence: MAIILQIIGAYVATITSGIILEIPRHLVFQTGFIGASGYTVYLLTLPYSDNALATLCGGLVIAFLSQLAARFLKSPVTVFYIPSYFPLVPGAGVYKIAYFYIQGNSHLAGKNFIESMLVSGAIALSVFLVDSFLEIYNTLKSKRLKNN
- the xerS gene encoding tyrosine recombinase XerS, which gives rise to MRRELLLEKIEEYKAIMPWFVLEYYQSKLSVPYSFTTLYEYLKEYKRFFDWLLDSGISNVPKIADIELHTLEQLTKKDMEAFVLYLRERPSLNTYSTKEGVSQTTINRTLSALSSLFKYLTEEVENDQGEPYFYRNVMKKVATKKKKETLASRAENIKQKLFLGEETMEFLEYIDYGYENNLSNRAKSSFRKNKERDLAIIALLLASGIRLSEAVNLDLKDVNLKMMVIEVTRKGGKRDSVNVASFAKAYLEAYLEIRKKRYKAEKQDQAFFLTEYRGIPNRIDASSIEKMVAKYSQNFKIRVTPHKLRHTLATRLYDATKSQVLVSHQLGHASTQVTDLYTHIVNDEQKNALDKL